The following are encoded in a window of Magnolia sinica isolate HGM2019 chromosome 11, MsV1, whole genome shotgun sequence genomic DNA:
- the LOC131218997 gene encoding uncharacterized protein LOC131218997 produces MEREVDPSSQDPSHQEESILSIADSDPSSKHKDLDHDPVSQVCGRDSKGWVRGIGFGISKTTMKVATPYIVEARSEKNARMSIEAKFEETMTQMQEFRTIVEQQFTELRQKITHQSQLVHRSPNTAASQAHCRSDEPSSRIREDSATSPLMEQICQLRDIRGRTIASGRIVSDNTGIPPECVRVVMNHINIRATELFNDNRTFEDIQLGEIVVWPKFLMKI; encoded by the exons atggagagagaggtggACCCTTCGtcgcaagatccaagccatcaggAG GAAAGCATATTATCGATAGCTGACAGTGATCCTTCCAGTAAGCACAAGGATTTAGACCATGACCCAGTTTcacag GTTTGTGGTCGTGATAGCAAAGGCTGGGTTAGGGGGATAGGTTTTGGTATTTCTAAGACTACTATGAAGGTTGCTACCCCATACATTGTAGAAGCTCGATCGGAGAAGAATGCACGTATGTCTattgaggctaaatttgaagAAACAATGACTCAAATGCAAGAATTTCGTACGATTGTTGAGCAACAGTTCACTGAACTTAGGCAGAAAATTACTCATCAAAGCCAACTAGTTCACCGCTCCCCTAATACAGCTGCATCTCAG GCCCACTGCCGATCTGATGAGCCCTCAAGTCGAATTCGAGAAGACTCTGCAACAAGTCCATTGATGGAACAAATTTGCCAATTGAGAGATATCCGTGGTCGGACTATTGCAAGTGGGCGGATAGTGTCAGATAATACAGGCATCCCTCCAGAATGTGTCAGAGTTGTAATGAATCATATCAACATTCGCGCAACAGAGTTGTTTAATGATAAcaggacatttgaagatattcaattgggtgaaaTTGTTGTTTGGCCTAAATTTCTAATGAAAATTTGA